The Erythrobacter sp. HL-111 DNA segment GCTAGGCCAATCCGCACGCACATTTCCTAAGGGACGGGAACGAGAACAATGGCAGGCAAGGTAAACCACGACTATCACATCCTGGAGCCGGATATCTGGCCCTTCGTCGGGTCGATGTCGGCGCTGACCTTCACCTCGGGCATGGTGCTGAGCTTCTATCCCGACCTGTTCGGCCAGGCCGCCTCGATCGTCATGTGGGCGGGGCTCGCGGGGCTGATCGCGACCTTCTTCATGTGGTTCAAGAACATCGTCGTCGAAGCCGAGCGCGGGGACCACACGCCGGTGGTGCAGCTTCACATGCGCTACGGCATGATCCTGTTCATCGCGTCGGAAGTGATGTTCTTCGTCGGCTGGTTCTGGGCGTGGTTCGACTTCTCGCTGTTCCCCTCGACCCTCGCCGAAGTGGTCGGCGGCGTCTGGCCGCCCAAGGCGATCGAGGAAGTGCTCGATCCCTTCGCGCTGCCGCTGCTCAACACGCTGATCCTGCTGTGTTCGGGCACGACGGTGACCTGGGCGCACCATTCGCTGATCCACGGCGATCGCAGGGGCCTCAAGCAGGGCCTGTGGGCGACGATCGCGCTCGGCGTGCTGTTCAGCTTCATCCAGGCCTACGAATATTCGGTCGCGCCCTTCGCCTTCGGCGGCAACACCTATTCGAGCGCCTTCTACATGGCGACGGGGTTCCACGGCTTCCACGTGATCGTCGGCACGATCTTCCTCGCCGTATGCCTGTATCGCGCCTATCTCGGCCACTTCACCCCGCGCCAGCATTTCGGTTTCGAAGCGGCGGCGTGGTACTGGCACTTCGTCGACGTGGTGTGGCTGTTCCTGTTCATCGCCGTCTATGTCTGGGGCGGCTGGGGCGCCGAATACCACTGATGCAGCAGGGCTCAGGCCCTGAACGCGAAAAGGGGCAGCCGGGTCTTGGCCGGGCTGCCCTTTTCGGTTTGTGCCCCCGCTGCGGTGCGCCCACCCTGTTCGAGGCTCCTGCTCGCATCGCGCTTTCGTGCGAGGCGTGCGGGCTCGATCTCGGCGCGCTGGAACGGGGCGGGCGGCTCGCCGGCCTGCTGACGATGGTGCTGGCGGCGGTGCTGATCGGCGCGGCGCTCGGCGTCGATGCGCTGCTTCGCCCGCCGCTGTGGCTTTCGGCGCTGGTCTGGGCGCCGCTTACCGTGGGCGGGGTGATCTTCGCCCTGCGCTTCTACCGCACCGCGCTGCTTTACCGCCAGTACGACAGGCGTCCTGCCCGATGATCCGCCGCCTGCCCGTCCTGCCCACGATCCTCGTGCTTGCCGCGGTCGTCGCGATGATCGGCCTCGGCATCTGGCAGATCGGCCGCGCGCAGGAAAAGGACACGCGCATCGCGACCCTCGCCCAGCGCGTCGAACTGCCCCCTGCGTCCTATCCCTATGCCGATCCCTACGACGAGAGCTTCCTTTACCGCACGCTCGAAGCCGAATGCTCGGAGGTGCTCGAATGGGAGGCGATCGGGGGCAAGGACACGCGCGGGCGCAACGGCTGGCGGCAGATCGCGACCTGCCTCCATGCGCCGACAGGCACGCGGTTCAAGGCCGACATGGGTGTCTCCGCCGATCCGGGGGCCGAACCGCGCTGGGCGGGGGGAGCGATCCGCGGGCGCGCCATCCTCGAACCGGACGAACGCGGCCTCGGCGAACTCGTCACCAGGGCGCAGCGCGACGCGAGGCTGATGATCGTCGCCGAGCAGGCACCGGACGGGCTCGTCCCTTCGGCCCAGCCGCAGCCGCTCGCGGCGGAGGAGAATTCCTCCTGGGCCTATGCGGGGCAGTGGTTCTTCTTCGCGCTGACGGCGCTCGTCATGTACGGATTCGCCATTCGCTCGCGGCTGGGGACGCGGAAATGAGCCTGCGCGCGGCCCGCGCCATTGCCGCACGTCCCGCGGCGCGCTAACCGCCGTATTCGATGGAATACCTATCCACACGGGGGAGCGCGCCCGCGCTCGATTTCGAAGGGGTGACGCTGGCGGGGCTCGCGAGCGACGGGGGCCTCTACCTGCCGCGCGAATGGCCGCGCTTCTCGCCGGAGGAGATCCGGGCGATGCGCGGGCTGTCCTACGCCGATATCGCCGCGCGGGTGATGCAGCCCTTCGTCGAGGGCAGTCTTACCGCCGGGGAACTGTCCGCGATCTGCCACGAGGTCTATGGCGAATTCGGCCACGCCGCCGTCACGCCGCTGGTCCAGCTCGACGAGCGCCACTGGCTGCTCGAACTCTTCCACGGGCCAACGCTCGCGTTCAAGGACGTCGCGCTGCAATTGCTCGGGCGCCTGTTCGAGACCTTCCTCGATCGGCGGGGCGAGCGGCTCACCATCGTCGGCGCGACCAGCGGGGATACGGGCTCCGCCGCGATCCGCGCGGTCGCGGGCCTCGAGAGGGTCGAGATCTTCATGCTTCACCCGAAAGGCCGGGTGAGCGAGGTCCAGCGCCGCCAGATGACGACCGTGCGCGCGCCCAATGTCCACAACCTCGCAATCGAAGGCAGCTTCGACGACGCGCAGGCCCATGTGAAGCGGATGTTCGGCGATCCCGCGATCAACGGACCGCTCGCGCTGGGTGCGGTCAATTCGATCAACTGGGCGCGGCTGATGGCGCAGGTGGTCTATTACTTCGCCTCCGCCCTGCAACTGGGCGCACCCGACCGCCCGGTCGCCTACAGCGTGCCGACCGGCAATTTCGGTGATGTCTTCGCCGGCTATGTCGCCGCGAAGATGGGCCTGCCCGTCGAACGGCTGATCGTCGCGACCAATGTCAACGACATCCTCCACCGCGCGCTCACCAGCGGGGATTACAGCGCCGGCGATGTGACCGCGACTCACACGCCGTCGATGGACATCCAGGTAAGCTCCAATTTCGAGCGGCTCCTGTTCGATTGCGGCGGCCGCGACGGGGCCGCCATGGCGGAACAGATGCGCGGGTTCGAGACGGCGCGGGCGATGCAGCTGACGAACGCCCAGAGGGAGGGCGCCGCGGCGCTCTTCACCAGCTGCCGCGCCGACCAGGACGACACCGCGCGCGCCCTGCAATGGGCGTGGCGGCAGGCCGGGCAGGTGATCGACCCGCACACCGGGGTGGGCCTCCACGCGAGCCTCGCCTGCGCCGCGAAGGGCGCGGTCGAACCCGGCACGCCGCTGGTCACGCTCGCCACCGCCCACCCGGCCAAGTTCCGCGAAGCGGTCGAGCGCGCGATCGGCGTGCGCCCGAACCTGCCGGGGCGGGTCGGCGACCTGTTCGCCCGCGAAGAGAGCTTCACCGAGCTTCCCGGCGATTACGAGGCGAGCCGCGATTTCGTGCTCGAACACGCGCTTGCCCGGACCGACGCCGACCCGGCGGAGGCCTGATGGCGCAACTCGCGCCCGCTCCTCTCGTGATGGAATGCCATGGCTGGGACGCCTACCGCCTGATCGACAGCGGGGCGGGGCGCAAGCTCGAGGCGTTCGGCCCCCATGCCTTCATCCGGCCCGAGCCGCAGGCGCTGTGGCGGCCGCGGCTTGCCGACTGGCGCGCGGCGGGCGAATTCGTCCCCGGCTCGGACGAGGACGGCGGCGGGCGGTGGGATTTCGGGGAGGATCTGCCCGAAGAGGGCTGGCACCTGGCCTGGAACGAGGTCCGCTTCACCGCCCGCCCGACGCCCTTTCGCCACCTGCAATTCTTCCCCGACATGGCCGTGGTGTGGGACTGGATGCGCGCGCAACTTTCGGGCCGCGAGGATGCCGCGACGCTCAACCTGTTCGGCTACACCGGCCTCGGCACTCTCGCCCTGTCGCGCCATGGCAGCGTGACGCACGTCGATGCGTCGAAGAAATCGGTCGCGCAGGCGCGGGACAACGCGGCGCTTTCGGGCATGGAGGACCGGCCGATCCGCTGGCTGGTCGACGACGCGGCCAAGTTCACCGCGCGCGAGGTGCGGCGCGAAAGGCGCTATGACGGGATCATCCTCGACCCGCCCAAGTTCGGGCGCGGGCCGAAGAACGAGACCTGGCGGCTGGAAGAGGGCCTCGCCCCGCTCGTCCACGATTGCGCCAGGCTGCTCGATGCCGACAGCCGGTTCCTCTTCCTCACCGTCTATGCCGTGCGGATGAGCAGCCTCGCGCTCGCCGGACTGCTGGAAGAGGCGCTCGTCCACCTGCCCGGCGGAATCGAACACGGGGACCTTGCCGTGATCGAGGAACCTGCCGGAGACGCCCCGCGCCGCCGCCTGCCGACCGCGATCTTCGCGCGCTGGAGCAATCCGGGCTAAGGGCGCTCATGACCGCAATGACCGATTCGCTAACCCTCGAAGTCGCCGATCTCGAAGTCGATGTCCTGACCGGCATTTATTCGGAGGAAACCGGACGTCCGCAGCCGCTCCGCATCTCGGTCGCGGCGCGCTACCGGCCCGCCGAACGCTACGATCCCGACACGCCGCTCGATGCCAGCAAGAACTACATGGACCTCAAGTTCGCGGCGACCGAAGGCCTGCCGCAGGGCGTCCATTTCAAGCTGATCGAGGCGGTCGCCGAGCACATCTGCGAAACCCTGTTAATCGGCGACGCGCGGGTCGAGGCAGTGACGGTCAAGATCGTCAAGCTCGCGATCGCCGAAGCGGGGGAAAGCATCGGCATCACCCTCCACCGCGAACGCCCGCGCGGCGGGGAATAGGCCTTGCAGGTCGTCCTCACCGTCGCCTCCCTGCCGCAAGAACCGCTCGCCGCGAGCGCGGTCCTCCACGCGCGGCACCTCGCCGAAGCCGAGGCGATGCTGGAAGGCGAGGGCGTGACGGCGCTCGCGATCTGCCTGCCCGCCGCCGGGACGGACCACGACGACTGGCGCCGCACGCTCGCCCGCGACCTCGCCCGCGCGTGGACGCCGAAGCGGGTCAACCTCGTCGGCGGACCCGGGGGCGAGGCCCGCGCGGCCGCGCTCGCATATTTGGCAGATGCGCCCGGCATTACAGGGCAGTATATCCCGCTTTCATGAGCGAGCAGCGGCGCGTCACCACGATCGATTCCCTCACGCGGCGGCGCGACCTCATCGCGGTCAATGACGAGCCGCGCCCGCTGGTCGACGCTTTCCGCCGTGCCATCACCTACCTGCGCCTCTCGGTGACCGACCGCTGCGATCTGCGGTGCAGCTACTGCATGCCCGAACGCATGACCTTCCTGCCCAAGCGCGAGGTGCTGAGCCTCGAGGAGCTCTACGAGCTTGCCTGCGGCTTCATCGAGCGCGGCGTGACCAAGATTCGCATCACGGGGGGCGAACCGCTGGTGCGGCGCGACATCATGCACCTGTTCGAGATGCTGGGGCGGCGGCTCGGCCACGGGCTCGACGAGCTCACGCTCACCACCAACGGCACGCAGCTTGCCCGGCACGCCGAGGCGCTGGCCAAGGCGGGCGTGCGGCGGGTCAACGTCTCGCTCGACACGCTCGACCGCGCCCGGTTCGAGGCGCTGACGCGGCGCGATGCGCTGCCGCAGGTGCTGGAGGGGATCGCCGCCGCGCGCGAGGCCGGGCTAAGGGTCAAGCTCAACGCGGTCGCGCTGAAGGGGATGAACGAGGAGGAACTGCCCGACCTCATCGCCTGGGCGCACGGCGAGGGCCACGACGTGACGCTGATCGAGGTGATGCCGCTCGGCGATGTCGAGGCGGAACGGCTCGACCAGTATCTCCCTTTGTCCGAGGTCCGCGCGCGGCTGGAGCAGCGCTGGACGCTGACCGATACGAGCCACGCGACCGGCGGCCCGGCGCGCTATGTCGAGATCGCCGAAACGCGCGGCAGGCTCGGCTTCATCGCGCCGCATACGGGCAATTTCTGCGCCGGCTGCAACCGCCTGCGCGTCACCGCGACCGGGCAGCTCTACCCCTGTCTTGGCGGGGCGGAGCGGGTCGACCTGCGCGCCGCGCTGCGCTCCGAGCGGCCGGAGGAGGAGCTTGCCGCGGCGCTCGGACGGGCCATGGCGATCAAGCCCGAAAGGCACCGCTTCCGCATGGACGAGCGCGGGGCGGGGCCGCAGCTCGGCCGCCACATGTCGATCACCGGAGGCTGAAGTGGGCGCACCGGGGAGCGAAGGCGGCGGCGGCAGCGTGACGCTCGTCTTTCTCGGGCCGCTCGCGGACCTTGCCGGGACCGGGCGGCGCATCGTCACCGCCCCGCTCGACTGGTCGGGGCTGCTCGCATCGCTCGAACCCGCGCTCGCCCGGGAGGTCGCGGGCGAGCGTGTCCACTTGGCCTGTGCGGGCCGCGTGCTCTCCGACAAGACCGCGCTCGACGCGCGCGATGGGGACGAGGTCGCGCTGCTCCCGCCGGTTTCGGGCGGCTGACATGATCCGCGCGCGCGTCGGCTGCGGCCCCTGGCACCCGGCGGATCTCGACCGGGAACTTGCCGCGGCGGGCGGCGATGCCGGGGCGCAGGCGAGCTTTGTCGGGCGGGTGCGGGGCGATGACGGGGTCGAGGCGCTCGAACTCCTCCATTACGAACCGCTCACCCGCCCGGCCATGCAGGACATGGTCGAGCGCGCGGCGCGGCGCTTCGGGGTCGGGGCGCTGCTGGTCTACCATTCGCTCGGCCTCCACACGGTCGGGCAGCCGCTGGTCTATGTCGGCGCCGCGGCCACCCACCGGCGCAGCGCGATCGAGGCGGTCGATTATTGCATGGATCATCTCAAGGCCGCCGCATGGCTGTGGAAGCGCGAATTGCGCCGCGGCCGATGGCGCTGGATCGAACCGCGCGTCGAGGATCACGCCGACCTTGCGCGCTGGCGCGGAAAAAACGCGCCTGTTTGACCGCGATCAACGAAGCACGGCGGCGCCGCGCTAATTTCCCTTCATCGAAGAAGGAGGGAGATGATGAGCAAACAGGTTCGGGACATCCTCGCCCGGGGCGACGCGCGGATCGTCGATGCGCCCGCACAGGTGCCAGCACCGGTCCCCGCACGCGACCGCAGCTTCGGCCTGCCGGGCGCGCTCTATGGCGTGACGGCGGCGTGCTATCTCGGCTTTGTCGGCGTGACCGCCATGGCCTTCGCCAATCCGGCGCTCGCGATCCCGATGACGATGATCGCGCTGTTCGTCGTCGCGGCCTTCGGCGTGCCGGCGATCTGGACGCGCATGAAGGGCAATGACGGCAGGCCGCTCAGCCTTGGCCAGTTCGGACGGTTCGGGATCGTGACCCACACGGGCGCGTGCGCCCCGCGCGATGCGGCGGTGCAGGTCCTGCTGCTGCCGGTGCTGGTGTTCTTCTGGGGCCTCGCGGCGGCGACCATCGCGGCGCTGGTGTCCTGAGAAGGGCCTGCTGCGAAAGGGTTTCGGCGGGAGCGCCAGCTTCCGCCGAGGGGCGCCGGACCTCTCCCCCCTAGCGCCCCGAAATTTCGTGGAGGAGTGCGGGGTCGAGCAGTTCGATCCCGCGCTTGCCCTTGCGCCGGATCGCGCCGGTATCCTCGAGCTCGCCGAGCTTGCGGCTGACCGTCTCGATCGTCAGGCCGAGCATGTTGGCGATTTCCCCGCGGGTCAGCGGCAGGTCGAATTCGGCGGCGACATGGCACGAGGACTGGCTCGCCGCGGCGGCGAAATCGTGCAGCAGGGCGGCAAGCCGCGCCTCGGC contains these protein-coding regions:
- a CDS encoding MoaD/ThiS family protein; protein product: MGAPGSEGGGGSVTLVFLGPLADLAGTGRRIVTAPLDWSGLLASLEPALAREVAGERVHLACAGRVLSDKTALDARDGDEVALLPPVSGG
- the moaA gene encoding GTP 3',8-cyclase MoaA, which produces MSEQRRVTTIDSLTRRRDLIAVNDEPRPLVDAFRRAITYLRLSVTDRCDLRCSYCMPERMTFLPKREVLSLEELYELACGFIERGVTKIRITGGEPLVRRDIMHLFEMLGRRLGHGLDELTLTTNGTQLARHAEALAKAGVRRVNVSLDTLDRARFEALTRRDALPQVLEGIAAAREAGLRVKLNAVALKGMNEEELPDLIAWAHGEGHDVTLIEVMPLGDVEAERLDQYLPLSEVRARLEQRWTLTDTSHATGGPARYVEIAETRGRLGFIAPHTGNFCAGCNRLRVTATGQLYPCLGGAERVDLRAALRSERPEEELAAALGRAMAIKPERHRFRMDERGAGPQLGRHMSITGG
- a CDS encoding Rossmann fold domain-containing protein, with the translated sequence MQVVLTVASLPQEPLAASAVLHARHLAEAEAMLEGEGVTALAICLPAAGTDHDDWRRTLARDLARAWTPKRVNLVGGPGGEARAAALAYLADAPGITGQYIPLS
- the thrC gene encoding threonine synthase: MEYLSTRGSAPALDFEGVTLAGLASDGGLYLPREWPRFSPEEIRAMRGLSYADIAARVMQPFVEGSLTAGELSAICHEVYGEFGHAAVTPLVQLDERHWLLELFHGPTLAFKDVALQLLGRLFETFLDRRGERLTIVGATSGDTGSAAIRAVAGLERVEIFMLHPKGRVSEVQRRQMTTVRAPNVHNLAIEGSFDDAQAHVKRMFGDPAINGPLALGAVNSINWARLMAQVVYYFASALQLGAPDRPVAYSVPTGNFGDVFAGYVAAKMGLPVERLIVATNVNDILHRALTSGDYSAGDVTATHTPSMDIQVSSNFERLLFDCGGRDGAAMAEQMRGFETARAMQLTNAQREGAAALFTSCRADQDDTARALQWAWRQAGQVIDPHTGVGLHASLACAAKGAVEPGTPLVTLATAHPAKFREAVERAIGVRPNLPGRVGDLFAREESFTELPGDYEASRDFVLEHALARTDADPAEA
- a CDS encoding SURF1 family cytochrome oxidase biogenesis protein, which produces MIRRLPVLPTILVLAAVVAMIGLGIWQIGRAQEKDTRIATLAQRVELPPASYPYADPYDESFLYRTLEAECSEVLEWEAIGGKDTRGRNGWRQIATCLHAPTGTRFKADMGVSADPGAEPRWAGGAIRGRAILEPDERGLGELVTRAQRDARLMIVAEQAPDGLVPSAQPQPLAAEENSSWAYAGQWFFFALTALVMYGFAIRSRLGTRK
- a CDS encoding DUF983 domain-containing protein, translated to MQQGSGPEREKGQPGLGRAALFGLCPRCGAPTLFEAPARIALSCEACGLDLGALERGGRLAGLLTMVLAAVLIGAALGVDALLRPPLWLSALVWAPLTVGGVIFALRFYRTALLYRQYDRRPAR
- a CDS encoding dihydroneopterin aldolase, whose protein sequence is MTDSLTLEVADLEVDVLTGIYSEETGRPQPLRISVAARYRPAERYDPDTPLDASKNYMDLKFAATEGLPQGVHFKLIEAVAEHICETLLIGDARVEAVTVKIVKLAIAEAGESIGITLHRERPRGGE
- a CDS encoding molybdenum cofactor biosynthesis protein MoaE, which gives rise to MIRARVGCGPWHPADLDRELAAAGGDAGAQASFVGRVRGDDGVEALELLHYEPLTRPAMQDMVERAARRFGVGALLVYHSLGLHTVGQPLVYVGAAATHRRSAIEAVDYCMDHLKAAAWLWKRELRRGRWRWIEPRVEDHADLARWRGKNAPV
- a CDS encoding cytochrome c oxidase subunit 3, whose translation is MAGKVNHDYHILEPDIWPFVGSMSALTFTSGMVLSFYPDLFGQAASIVMWAGLAGLIATFFMWFKNIVVEAERGDHTPVVQLHMRYGMILFIASEVMFFVGWFWAWFDFSLFPSTLAEVVGGVWPPKAIEEVLDPFALPLLNTLILLCSGTTVTWAHHSLIHGDRRGLKQGLWATIALGVLFSFIQAYEYSVAPFAFGGNTYSSAFYMATGFHGFHVIVGTIFLAVCLYRAYLGHFTPRQHFGFEAAAWYWHFVDVVWLFLFIAVYVWGGWGAEYH
- a CDS encoding class I SAM-dependent methyltransferase; its protein translation is MAQLAPAPLVMECHGWDAYRLIDSGAGRKLEAFGPHAFIRPEPQALWRPRLADWRAAGEFVPGSDEDGGGRWDFGEDLPEEGWHLAWNEVRFTARPTPFRHLQFFPDMAVVWDWMRAQLSGREDAATLNLFGYTGLGTLALSRHGSVTHVDASKKSVAQARDNAALSGMEDRPIRWLVDDAAKFTAREVRRERRYDGIILDPPKFGRGPKNETWRLEEGLAPLVHDCARLLDADSRFLFLTVYAVRMSSLALAGLLEEALVHLPGGIEHGDLAVIEEPAGDAPRRRLPTAIFARWSNPG